The proteins below come from a single Eucalyptus grandis isolate ANBG69807.140 chromosome 3, ASM1654582v1, whole genome shotgun sequence genomic window:
- the LOC104415496 gene encoding translation initiation factor eIF-2B subunit epsilon isoform X2, translating to MGAPKKAPARAVSDDPEDLASVPLQAVLLADSFATRFRPITLERPKVLLPLVNLPMIEYTLAWLESAGVEEVFLFCCAHAKQVISYLENSQWYAQPKFKVTTIESHNSVSAGDALRLIYERNVIHGDFVLISGDTLSNMSLMRALQEHKERKKKDSNAVMTMVIQRSKPSPITQQSRLGTDGLFMAIDPTTKQLLYYEENTNHLKGTLSIDKMLLVDNSSITLRNDIQDCYIDICSPEVLSLFTDNFDYQHLRRHFMKGLLVDDIMGYKIFTHEIHSSYAARVDNYRGYDTISKDIIQRWTYPLVPDVLSLGNSATNLERQGMYRAFEIGQSRSAQIGPHTVIGTNTTIGSNTKITNSVVGKNCAIGSNVLIEGSYVWDNVTIEDGCELRHAIVCDGVIMKSGSVLKPGVVLSFKVVIGQNFVVPPYSKVSLLKQPTKQDSDEELEYADNDSDTLDPATRTMDKLNGDSSLEFSEMQDHVSSELGYGGAGYIWSICEGSHEEEWRHSVAPIPPEKVAEITQVIEDDLELVSQDSNAPASSGELKPDTQINAEDDAVYFEKEVEATFLRAVNENVEVDHVILEVNSLRLSYNMQAADCAGAIFHSMMKLALDATHSSQNELLRNVHETVNTWQKLLKSYLPGKDEEIEVILKFEEICLESVRELSPLFTQILHLLYEKDIITEEAIEDWESEKKDADEADRVFVKQAEIFLKWLREAEEDDEEDDE from the exons atGGGCGCGCCGAAGAAGGCCCCGGCCAGGGCGGTCTCGGACGATCCCGAGGACCTGGCGAGCGTGCCGCTCCAGGCGGTGCTGCTGGCCGACAGCTTCGCCACCAGGTTCCGCCCCATCACCCTCGAGCGCCCCAAG GTGCTGCTGCCATTGGTAAATCTCCCGATGATAGAGTATACACTAGCATGGCTTGAATCTGCTGGTGTTGAGgaagtttttttattctgctGTGCTCACGCCAAGCAAGTGATAAGCTACTTGGAGAATTCTCAGTGGTATGCGCAACCAAAGTTTAAAGTCACAACGATTGAGTCGCACAATTCTGTTAGTGCAGGAGATGCTCTTCGATTGATTTACGAGCGTAATGTG ATACATGGGGATTTTGTCCTTATCAGTGGAGATACACTAAGCAATATGTCATTGATGAGGGCACTCCAAGAACataaggagagaaagaaaaaggatagtAATGCTGTAATGACCATGGTCATTCAACGATCAAAACCGTCTCCAATCACTCAACAATCTCGTCTTGGAACAGATGGGCTGTTTATGGCTATAGATCCTACTACAAAGCAGCTGCTCTATTATGAGGAGAACACAAACCATTTAAAAGGGACTTTGTCTATTGATAAGATGCTGCTGGTGGATAATAGCTCAATCACTCTTCGTAATGATATCCAG GATTGCTATATAGACATCTGCTCTCCTGAAGTACTCAGTCTCTTCACTGATAATTTTGACTATCAACATCTTCGTCGGCATTTCATGAAAGGACTGCTTGTTGATGAT ATTATGGGTTACAAAATTTTCACTCATGAAATTCACTCAAGCTATGCGGCTAGAGTTGACAATTACCGAGGTTATGACACCATCAGTAAGGACATAATTCAGAGGTGGACATACCCACTGGTTCCTGATGTGCTGTCTTTGGGGAATTCTGCTACTAATCTTGAAAGACAGGGAATGTATCGAGCATTTG AAATAGGGCAATCCAGGTCTGCACAAATTGGGCCACATACAGTTATTGGTACTAACACCACAATTGGAAGCAACACCAAGATTACAAATTCAGTAGTTGGAAAGAATTGTGCGATTGGATCAAATGTCTTAATAGAAGGTTCTTACGTATGGGACAATGTCACTATTGAAGATGGATGTGAGCTAAGGCATGCAATAGTTTGCGATGGAGTAATAATGAAGTCGGGGTCAGTTTTGAAACCTGGCGTAGTATTGTCTTTTAAG GTTGTCATTGGACAAAATTTTGTTGTTCCGCCATATTCAAAGGTATCTTTACTTAAGCAACCAACCAAGCAAGATAGCgatgaagaactggaatatgCTGACAATGACAGTGACACTCTGGATCCCG CTACTCGTACGATGGACAAGCTAAATGGAGATTCATCGTTGGAATTTTCTGAGATGCAAGACCATGTTTCGTCAGAG CTTGGCTATGGTGGTGCGGGTTACATTTGGTCCATATGTGAAGGATCTCATGAAGAAGAATGGAGGCATTCGGTTGCTCCTATTCCTCCTGAGAAAGTTGCAGAGATTACTCAAGTGATAGAAGATGATCTGGAGCTTGTTAGTCAAGATAGCAATGCTCCAGCATCATCTGGAGAACTGAAACCTGACACTCAAATTAATGCTGAAGACGATGCAGTTTACTTTGAGAAGGAG GTTGAGGCAACTTTCCTGAGGGCTGTAAATGAAAATGTTGAAGTAGACCATGTAATTTTAGAAGTGAACTCTCTGCG GTTGTCATACAATATGCAAGCTGCAGACTGTGCTGGTGCCATATTTCACTCCATGATGAAATTGGCTTTGGATGCTACACATAGTTCGCAGA ATGAGTTATTGCGTAATGTCCATGAGACGGTTAACACTTGGCAAAAACTATTGAAGTCCTACCTGCCAGGCAAAGATGAGGAG ATTGAAGTGATACTGAAGTTTGAAGAGATATGTCTGGAATCTGTGAGGGAGCTATCTCCATTGTTTACACAG ATTTTGCACCTTCTATATGAGAAAGACATCATAACAGAAGAGGCTATCGAAGATTGGGAATCTGAGAAGAAAGATGCTGATGAAGCAGACAGAGTCTTTGTTAAGCAAGCCGAGATATTCCTTAAA TGGTTGAGAGAGGCAGAAGAGGACGATGAAGAGGACGACGAATGA
- the LOC104415496 gene encoding translation initiation factor eIF-2B subunit epsilon isoform X1, giving the protein MGAPKKAPARAVSDDPEDLASVPLQAVLLADSFATRFRPITLERPKVLLPLVNLPMIEYTLAWLESAGVEEVFLFCCAHAKQVISYLENSQWYAQPKFKVTTIESHNSVSAGDALRLIYERNVIHGDFVLISGDTLSNMSLMRALQEHKERKKKDSNAVMTMVIQRSKPSPITQQSRLGTDGLFMAIDPTTKQLLYYEENTNHLKGTLSIDKMLLVDNSSITLRNDIQDCYIDICSPEVLSLFTDNFDYQHLRRHFMKGLLVDDIMGYKIFTHEIHSSYAARVDNYRGYDTISKDIIQRWTYPLVPDVLSLGNSATNLERQGMYRAFEIGQSRSAQIGPHTVIGTNTTIGSNTKITNSVVGKNCAIGSNVLIEGSYVWDNVTIEDGCELRHAIVCDGVIMKSGSVLKPGVVLSFKVVIGQNFVVPPYSKVSLLKQPTKQDSDEELEYADNDSDTLDPAATRTMDKLNGDSSLEFSEMQDHVSSELGYGGAGYIWSICEGSHEEEWRHSVAPIPPEKVAEITQVIEDDLELVSQDSNAPASSGELKPDTQINAEDDAVYFEKEVEATFLRAVNENVEVDHVILEVNSLRLSYNMQAADCAGAIFHSMMKLALDATHSSQNELLRNVHETVNTWQKLLKSYLPGKDEEIEVILKFEEICLESVRELSPLFTQILHLLYEKDIITEEAIEDWESEKKDADEADRVFVKQAEIFLKWLREAEEDDEEDDE; this is encoded by the exons atGGGCGCGCCGAAGAAGGCCCCGGCCAGGGCGGTCTCGGACGATCCCGAGGACCTGGCGAGCGTGCCGCTCCAGGCGGTGCTGCTGGCCGACAGCTTCGCCACCAGGTTCCGCCCCATCACCCTCGAGCGCCCCAAG GTGCTGCTGCCATTGGTAAATCTCCCGATGATAGAGTATACACTAGCATGGCTTGAATCTGCTGGTGTTGAGgaagtttttttattctgctGTGCTCACGCCAAGCAAGTGATAAGCTACTTGGAGAATTCTCAGTGGTATGCGCAACCAAAGTTTAAAGTCACAACGATTGAGTCGCACAATTCTGTTAGTGCAGGAGATGCTCTTCGATTGATTTACGAGCGTAATGTG ATACATGGGGATTTTGTCCTTATCAGTGGAGATACACTAAGCAATATGTCATTGATGAGGGCACTCCAAGAACataaggagagaaagaaaaaggatagtAATGCTGTAATGACCATGGTCATTCAACGATCAAAACCGTCTCCAATCACTCAACAATCTCGTCTTGGAACAGATGGGCTGTTTATGGCTATAGATCCTACTACAAAGCAGCTGCTCTATTATGAGGAGAACACAAACCATTTAAAAGGGACTTTGTCTATTGATAAGATGCTGCTGGTGGATAATAGCTCAATCACTCTTCGTAATGATATCCAG GATTGCTATATAGACATCTGCTCTCCTGAAGTACTCAGTCTCTTCACTGATAATTTTGACTATCAACATCTTCGTCGGCATTTCATGAAAGGACTGCTTGTTGATGAT ATTATGGGTTACAAAATTTTCACTCATGAAATTCACTCAAGCTATGCGGCTAGAGTTGACAATTACCGAGGTTATGACACCATCAGTAAGGACATAATTCAGAGGTGGACATACCCACTGGTTCCTGATGTGCTGTCTTTGGGGAATTCTGCTACTAATCTTGAAAGACAGGGAATGTATCGAGCATTTG AAATAGGGCAATCCAGGTCTGCACAAATTGGGCCACATACAGTTATTGGTACTAACACCACAATTGGAAGCAACACCAAGATTACAAATTCAGTAGTTGGAAAGAATTGTGCGATTGGATCAAATGTCTTAATAGAAGGTTCTTACGTATGGGACAATGTCACTATTGAAGATGGATGTGAGCTAAGGCATGCAATAGTTTGCGATGGAGTAATAATGAAGTCGGGGTCAGTTTTGAAACCTGGCGTAGTATTGTCTTTTAAG GTTGTCATTGGACAAAATTTTGTTGTTCCGCCATATTCAAAGGTATCTTTACTTAAGCAACCAACCAAGCAAGATAGCgatgaagaactggaatatgCTGACAATGACAGTGACACTCTGGATCCCG CAGCTACTCGTACGATGGACAAGCTAAATGGAGATTCATCGTTGGAATTTTCTGAGATGCAAGACCATGTTTCGTCAGAG CTTGGCTATGGTGGTGCGGGTTACATTTGGTCCATATGTGAAGGATCTCATGAAGAAGAATGGAGGCATTCGGTTGCTCCTATTCCTCCTGAGAAAGTTGCAGAGATTACTCAAGTGATAGAAGATGATCTGGAGCTTGTTAGTCAAGATAGCAATGCTCCAGCATCATCTGGAGAACTGAAACCTGACACTCAAATTAATGCTGAAGACGATGCAGTTTACTTTGAGAAGGAG GTTGAGGCAACTTTCCTGAGGGCTGTAAATGAAAATGTTGAAGTAGACCATGTAATTTTAGAAGTGAACTCTCTGCG GTTGTCATACAATATGCAAGCTGCAGACTGTGCTGGTGCCATATTTCACTCCATGATGAAATTGGCTTTGGATGCTACACATAGTTCGCAGA ATGAGTTATTGCGTAATGTCCATGAGACGGTTAACACTTGGCAAAAACTATTGAAGTCCTACCTGCCAGGCAAAGATGAGGAG ATTGAAGTGATACTGAAGTTTGAAGAGATATGTCTGGAATCTGTGAGGGAGCTATCTCCATTGTTTACACAG ATTTTGCACCTTCTATATGAGAAAGACATCATAACAGAAGAGGCTATCGAAGATTGGGAATCTGAGAAGAAAGATGCTGATGAAGCAGACAGAGTCTTTGTTAAGCAAGCCGAGATATTCCTTAAA TGGTTGAGAGAGGCAGAAGAGGACGATGAAGAGGACGACGAATGA